Sequence from the uncultured Draconibacterium sp. genome:
TGCTGGGCGAACAGATGCTTCCTAAACGATGGAACGCATGTAGCCGGATGTATCAGGATGCAGGGGTAAATGCAGATATCCGGCAATACAAAGGCATTGGGCATAAGCACCCGGAGGAAGTAAAAGATGATGTTGTGGAATTTTTTGAGGAGGTAGTGCTTACAACTAATTAGCACGAAAATTTAGCTACGCTGATTTTCAATTCCGCTGCCTTCTTAAAACTAAAATCCAGTCATTGCGAAGGAGTGAAACGACTGAAGCAATCTGTTTTTCACCCCTCATCACAAACAAAGTAGAGTAAGTGGTTAACAATGCATTAACCTCTAAAGTGAGTGATATAAATCCCTTTTTGCTACTTTTGAGAAAAACCATTTTATAATCTCATTATGCAAAATCGACTTATTCTAGCCGTATTTACATTTATTTTAGTTAGCTGTTCGCAGCAAAAAAGTACCAACTGGCCGCAATACCTTGGCCCCGACAGAAATGCCACCATCAGCGATGAAGGAATACTACGTGAGTGGCCAGAAACCGGTCCGGAAAAAGCATGGGAGTTCCCGCTTGGTCCCGGTTTTGGTGGAGCAGCAGTATATAACAACGAGGTGTTTGTCCTCGATCGCATCAAAGGCGAAAGCGATGTGTTGCGCTGTATCGATCTGGAAACAGGAATCGAAAAGTGGAACTACACCTACGAAGCTGCTGGCGAATTGCCTTACCCCGGATCGCGGGCAGTGCCGGTGGTCGACGAAGACTATGTGTGGAGCGTTGGTCCGCACGGGCACTTTCATTGTATCGACAAAAAAACACAACAACCCGTTTGGTCGCATAACCTGTTGGCCGATTATGGTGGGGAACTCGACAACTGGGGATTTTCAGCATCGCCAATTGTTACCGGCGATTTGGTAATTGTAGCTCCTCAAGGCGAAAAAGCCGGGGTGGTAGCCTACAATAAACTCAGTGGCGATGTGGTTTGGGAAAGCCGCCGATTAACGGGTTACCGTTTTCATGTGTCGCCAATTTTGGGCAACTATGGCGGTATTGAGCAGGTGATTATGACCAGCTCGTGTGTAAAAGGCGACGGGTTTACCACCGATGAGGTAGTTTCTTTCGAAGTACAAACCGGTAAAGAACTGTGGAGCTACAAAGGCTTCGATTCTTTTGCATGTATTGCTCCGCCGGTAGCGGTTGACGATACACACCTGCTGCTCACTTCCTGTGCATACAAAGACGTGTACGAACCGGTTACCATTCTACTGGAAGTAAATAAAAAGGATGAAACATTTAGCTTTAACGAACTTTTCCGCACCGAAGAGGCCGGCTGTAAAATGCATCCTCCGGTGATTGCAGACCAGCATATATACCTGAATAACAACCGTCGTGTAAATGAAATGGTGTGTTTAAACTGGCAGGGCGAACGCTGCTGGCCCGAAAAATCGACACCGGGTTTCGAGATGGGAGCCATCATCATGATCGATGGAATGATCATCAACCAAAACGGCAAAAACGGCGATCTGCACCTGATCGAACCCTCACCCGAAGGTTATAAAGAAGTAGGTAAAGCCTCGTTTTTCACCATGAAAGGTTCGCAAGCCTGGTCGCCAATGGCCTACTCCAACGGCAAACTATTGGCCCGCGACAACGAAAAGCTGGTTTGCGTGCAGCTGAAGGAAAGCTAGGTTCGTAACCACAAAATCAAATCCGGAGGATTTAAATGTTTATAGAAAATATCAGGGACCAGAGAACATTCGACTCCGGCCGGAGTCGAATCAATATTCCTGGCAAATTTTCTATAAACGTTTGATTCCAGCTGCATCAATCATCCAGCCATTCAAATAAATATTCATTTTTAAATTCAATGTCGAAGGCTTTCAAAAACGCCCGATATTCTTCTTGAAAGGATTTCTTTCTATGGTGATCTTTTTGGTTTTCGATGTATCGTATTACATCAGATAATTGAGATTGCCCGTACGAGAATGCTCCAAATCCTTGTTGCCAGCGAAATTGAAATTTTGAAAATTGTTTCTCTTTTATAAAAGCATCGGATGACTTTTTTATCTCTCGAACCAGGTCTGAAAGGCAACAGGTGGGTTTCATTCCGATTAAAAAATGAATATGATTGGAGCTCCCGTTAATGGCTAACATTTTTTGACCTTTATTTTGTACAATTCCCGTTATATATTTGTTTAATTCTTCTTCCCAATGAGGCTGAATAAGTGCTTTTCGGCTTTGTACTGCAAATACCACCTGAATATATATTTGAGAAAATGTATCGGCCATAATTGTATGTTTTTGTTGCTGATTAAAAATACGTAATTCTCAACAGAAATCCAGCGGATTTAAATGTTTATAGCAAGCACAATTGGTAACATAGGGTACGACTCCGGCCGGAGTCGGATTCTCTGTAAAATGAAAAATTCTATAAACATCTGATACCTCCGGCATCTTTCTGGACCTTATGTTTTCATTAAAGCAATCTCCATTCCCAACTTTCCCAACTTCCCAATTTTTCACTAACTTAGTAAGGATAACAAATGGTTTACGGGCGTTTAAGGAAGCCAATCGTCCGTAAACGAAATGCCTGTGAAATGTTACTTTTAATCGTAATAGCTTTTTTACAAATGAACACCATGGTATTGTACGATTTTACCACAACTACTGCACTCGATGGTTGGTATAGAGTTAACGACGATGTAATGGGGGGCCGTTCTACCTGTTCGTTTAAAATTAACGAAGAAGGCAACGCCCTCTTTACGGGGCAGATTTCGCTGGAAAACAATGGTGGATTTTCATCGGTGCATTACCGTTTTTCTCCTCTGGAAACCACCGGTTATCAATTTCTAATGCTGCGGGTAAAAGGTGATGGAAAACGTTACCAGGTGCGTATTAAAAACCGGGCGGGCGATTACTACTC
This genomic interval carries:
- a CDS encoding PQQ-binding-like beta-propeller repeat protein, with product MQNRLILAVFTFILVSCSQQKSTNWPQYLGPDRNATISDEGILREWPETGPEKAWEFPLGPGFGGAAVYNNEVFVLDRIKGESDVLRCIDLETGIEKWNYTYEAAGELPYPGSRAVPVVDEDYVWSVGPHGHFHCIDKKTQQPVWSHNLLADYGGELDNWGFSASPIVTGDLVIVAPQGEKAGVVAYNKLSGDVVWESRRLTGYRFHVSPILGNYGGIEQVIMTSSCVKGDGFTTDEVVSFEVQTGKELWSYKGFDSFACIAPPVAVDDTHLLLTSCAYKDVYEPVTILLEVNKKDETFSFNELFRTEEAGCKMHPPVIADQHIYLNNNRRVNEMVCLNWQGERCWPEKSTPGFEMGAIIMIDGMIINQNGKNGDLHLIEPSPEGYKEVGKASFFTMKGSQAWSPMAYSNGKLLARDNEKLVCVQLKES
- the tnpA gene encoding IS200/IS605 family transposase — encoded protein: MADTFSQIYIQVVFAVQSRKALIQPHWEEELNKYITGIVQNKGQKMLAINGSSNHIHFLIGMKPTCCLSDLVREIKKSSDAFIKEKQFSKFQFRWQQGFGAFSYGQSQLSDVIRYIENQKDHHRKKSFQEEYRAFLKAFDIEFKNEYLFEWLDD
- a CDS encoding CIA30 family protein, which gives rise to MLLLIVIAFLQMNTMVLYDFTTTTALDGWYRVNDDVMGGRSTCSFKINEEGNALFTGQISLENNGGFSSVHYRFSPLETTGYQFLMLRVKGDGKRYQVRIKNRAGDYYSYIAYFTTTGEWQDIRIPLKDMYPSFRGRTLDMPNFEGGKIEEFALLIGNKKEEAFRLTIDKIELLKE